Below is a genomic region from Bacillus mycoides.
CCATTTCTTTATATAATTAATTTAAAACAAAATATTTAATAAGAAGAAAAGATTTTATTAAATTTTTATAAAATTTAATAACAGGAATAAGTACCAGATATTTATTTTTATTGTCACTTGATGGAATAATGAATGTGTTTTCATCAAGTAACTTTATTAAACTAGCCTTGCACCAGAACCCTTTGAATCGAATAATTCATAATAAACGCCATCCTTTCTGTATATTTCTACAAAAAGAATAGCGTTTTTTGATTATATGGATACAAATTTATCTTAGCTTGATTGCAATACCGAAAGTTCCGAAGAACCAGATTTGAGAATTAATGCAATCTTCCATTCCAAGCCATCCACATAAGAATCTATAATACTTTGAAACCTTTTATTTCAGGCTAATATTTAGTTTTATCCTACAAAGTTAGCCTTTTACTATATCAACCGCACTATTCCACATACCGCTAAAGAAAGATCCTATTTCGCGCATAAAACGTGTAAACCAATTTGCTTGTTCTACTTCAGATTTTGTTACAAGGTCTACTTGTAATGATTTACCTGATAAGAACCCAGGATCTGTAATATCTTTAGGCGATATAATCATTTGACTAATTGTTACACCTTTTTTAATAGGCGCTTCTTGTTCTTTATTCGATACTTTAAATTCTTTTTTATAAACGTCTTTGTTGCCCTTTGGCATTGGAAGTGAAACAGCTTGCTTCGTTTGAACAACTATATCTTTGTCCTTTGCATTTGCTACTCGCACTGTTTCATGACCTTTTACTACTGAATCTTTTCCATAGACCTTCTTCACTTCAAAATTCGCAAATCCATAATCATATAATTTCTTTGTTTCATCAAAACGTGCTGTATGAGAGTTTGCTTTTATAACTACAGAGATTAGACGCATACCGTTTTTTTCTACTGTACCAGTAAAACAATCTCCGGCTTCTGGAGTAGTTCCTGTTTTTAACCCATCTACACCTTCGTATTGCTTAATTAAGCCTTTTAACATCCAGTTAAAGTTCGTCATATCAATCGGATACTTGCCACCCTTTTGGAATGTTTTTTTAGGGATTTTTGCTGTATCTAATATTTTCGGGAAATCTTGAATAAGACGTTGTGCTAAAATCGCACAATCTCTTGCGGACATTTTATTTTTCTCGTCTGGAGTTGTCCCTTCTGGGTGATGTCCTTTTAAATCATGGTTTGTTAAACCTGTAGAGTTTACAAATTTATAATTTTTCATTCCAAACTCTTTTGATTTATCGTTCATCATTTTCACGAAATTGACTTCTTTTCCAGCAATCTCTTCAGCTAAAGCAATTGTTGCACCGTTTGCAGAGTAGATTACCATTGCCTCATATAACTCTTTGACCGTATAAGAGCCACCATTTTCTAATGGAACGTTTGATAATGAGCGATCTTGCGAAATCTTATATGCATATTCAGAAATTTTAACTTTTTGATCCCATTTAAGTTTTCCTTTATCCACCGCTTCATGAACTAAGTATTCACTCATCATTTTTGTCATACTAGCAATTGCTAATGATTCATCTGCATTTTTTTGATATAAAATTTTCCCGGAATTTGCTTCTACTAAAATTGCTGATCCTGCTTCTACGTCTATAGCAGGAACTGTTTCCGCTGATGCTCTTCCAAATGTAACGGCCATGCTACAAAATAGTGTAAGCACTGTTACTATTGTAATAAATCTCTTGCAAAACATACTTTTCACTTCTGTTACCTCCAATATCTTTGTACTCAAAAAAACGTTATTTTAACATAATCCTCCAAAAAATAGACAGCGTTATCAAATTCTATATACATATAAGACATTAGAACCACTTTCATATAGACCATCCCATCCCACCCTTTTAGGCACACTGACACTTAGTGTTCCCACACATATCCCTCTTTTTAATACCTTTGTATTTTTCGAAATGATCTGTACTTTCATATCTTTTAGGATTACACTTAATAGACAATCTAAGTAATACATTTGTTCCACATTTATAAAAAAATAAAACCAGTGTGCCCCGGTTGAATACCAAAACACACTGGTTGCTAAATTTACTATCGTCTCTTACATTATTCATATCAATGAACTTCCCCTTTATTCGATTAATCACTTTATAATAATAAATCAAATTAACTTATCAGTATCATGTCTACTATGAATGGCCTACTTGAATTATTAACTTAAGAAGTTTCTTAAGTTTAAAAAAAAGCTTATGGAACCTTTCATTCCATAAGCCATTCTATTTAATTGGATGTTCAACAATAAAGGACATCCAGCCTACTTTATATTCTGCATGTATATTACCATTATGAAGTTCAACAATTCTTTTTGAGATAGCGAGTCCCAGCCCATTTCCTTGATCATCTTTTCTTGCCTTATCACCCCTGAAAAACCTTTCAAATAATTTATTAGGATCGCTAACAGGCGGCTTCTCGACTTTATTTGATACTTTCAAAATTGCTTTGTTACCTATTAGTTCAAGACATATTGATAATTCGGATGGTTTCATGCTGTACTTTATCGCATTCATAAACAGATTTTCATAAACACGTACCATTTTTTCTACATCCATGAAAATAGGTATTGTTTCTTCCGTTATTGATTTTTGAACGATTAAACCTTCCTTTTCAAATATAGGTATGTATTCTCCAACTATTTGCTCCAACAAGCCTGATAAATCAACTTCGTTAATGTTTAACTTAGCATCGATGTCTGATAAACGGGTGTACTCAAATAGTTCATCAATTAGATATTTCAATCTCTGTGATTTTAAATAAGTGGTTTCGAGATACTCCTGTAATTGTGCTTTACTGTCGTATTGCCCTCTTTTTAATAAATCTACATAGCCGATAATAGATGTCAACGGTGTGCGTAAGTCATGAGATACGTTGGTTATGAGTTCATTTTTTGTACGTTCCAATTGTCTTTCCTGTTCAAATGTATTCTCCAATTCCTTGGACATATAATTAATATTTTGAGCAAGATGAGTCAATTCATCCTTTCCCTCAATCCCAATTGTCAAACCCAGTTTTCCATTGGCAATATCATTCACATTATCAGAAATGAGCTTCAAATATACTATTTTCTTTCGAACCAATATTAAAAAAATGATAATAAAAGTAAAGATCGCTAACGCAAATATAAGAAATGTAAGTATATTATTTTCAAATGTACTAAGATCATCAAGATAGTGATTTAGATTTAATGGTATTATAATATATATAAAAGTGAGGATTGTTAAACCAAACCAAACGAAACAAAAAAACTAACTGCAACAGCACCAAGAAGTTTTATTATTATCTTATTTCTAAAACTAACCTTCTTCATATTTTGTACCCAATTCCCCAAACAGTTTTAATATAAATTGGATGTTTAGAATCCTCTTCAATTTTGTCTCTTATTTTTGTAATATGCACCATGACGGTATTATCCGATTTATAAAAAGCATCTTTCCAAACTGCTTCATATATTTTTGCAACACTCAGAACAATCCCTTTGTTACGAGCAAGTAGTTCGAGTATATCAAACTCTTTTGGAGTTAGCCTTACTTCCGTGCCTCTTATCCATACTTGACGTGTATCTGTATTTACGGTCAAATCACCAATTTCTAGGACACTTTTATCATTATCTGTATTTGTATTATATTTTTTAAACCTTCTTAATTGGGATTTTACTCTAGCGATTAACTCCAACGGATTAAACGGTTTTGATAAATAATCATCGGCACCAGAGGCTAAACCCTGAATTTTGTCTATATCCTCTGATTTTGCAGAAAGCATGATAATAGGCATATTTCGTTCTTCCCTAATCTTCATACACGCTTCAATGCCATCCATATTAGGCATCATAACATCCAAAATAATAAGATCGAATCGCTTTTCTTCTAACAGTTCTAACGCTTCAATAGCATCTTCTGCCTTTTGAGTTTTCAGACCTTCATTTTCCAAATATACAGAGATAAGATTTCTAATCTCTTTATCATCATCAACAATAAGAATTTTTGACTCCATATGATTCCTCCACATTTTTCTCATATTGAACAACTAAAAGCATAAGCAGACGGTACATTTCTATCCTCTTTTTTGTGAACCTGCAATTGAATGACCAAAAGTAACATAATCGATATAAAAGATAACGTCTTAAATATTGTTCAAAATTTTCTTTAGATCCATTTACAATTAATAATTTTTCTTCTTCATTAAATTTAGCTTTTAATAAAAAAAATTATTTTGAGATTCCTTCTTTTAATTAATTTTTTTGATTACACCGGTAGTGTATATAACTTATAAAATGAAAAAAGAATCCTCTTCAATACGCTCTTTAAAGAAAATTCTTTTTCAAATCGTATTTTCTTTACTCGTTACTTATTTTCACCAGTTTTTCTCCTTGTTCTAAAAGTGTTTCATAGTCATTGTTCTCTTTAATTTCTTTGATTTTATTTTCAATTGTGGGCGTATTATTTATATTAAAGTACGTATTTAATACTTCATATGGTGTCTTTCCTTGTTTGATTGCACTATCTTCAATAGCTTCTTTCCATGGAATATTTACTTTGTCCATGCTTAATTCAAGGGCTGAACCAGTCTCATATCTCATATTCCGCTCTAAAAACCTTGGAGATTCTGCCTGTCCATTAGCAATGAAGTTGAACGCCTCCATAAAAGTAACATGATATGGCTTCTGTTTCTTTGCAAGTACCATAAGATTTCCACCAGTTAATTTACTATAACGATACTCTAAGTATCGTGCTGAACCTTCTATTGCTTCAGTTTTTGTTTCTCCAATTAATTGAGGCCATTTTTTATAGCGATAGTTACGTACAATTGTCCAATCATATAATGCCTGATTAATACTTTCTGGGTTCGTATCAATCATTGCTTTATCTAATAGCTTAAATTCTAATCCCATTAGCGCGTAATTTTCTTTATTAATCGGATATTCGTGAATAGACTCTCCACCATTTGCATCATATGTCCAATCTTTTTGTTTATAAGCATGAAAACCTTCATGTAATAAGAAAGATGAAAAATCAAAATATAAATCTGGATTACTAAACATTTTAGGATGATATTTTAAATAAAATACATCCATATCGTTAATATTTATTGTCCCAAAGTTCCAAGGAATCCAGGTAGAAATAGTTCTAAAATCAAAACGAGTTAAGCGATAGACTTTAGATAGATGCAGAGAATTTGAGACTTTTATTTCCTTTGCAAAAATACTATTTTCTAATCCCGTTACATTAACTGCATAAGCTTCTTGTCTAAAGAATCCCCCGTCTTTATTACTACGTATCAGAACCAATGGCATTTTTTCGAAGCGATAATC
It encodes:
- a CDS encoding D-alanyl-D-alanine carboxypeptidase family protein; this translates as MKSMFCKRFITIVTVLTLFCSMAVTFGRASAETVPAIDVEAGSAILVEANSGKILYQKNADESLAIASMTKMMSEYLVHEAVDKGKLKWDQKVKISEYAYKISQDRSLSNVPLENGGSYTVKELYEAMVIYSANGATIALAEEIAGKEVNFVKMMNDKSKEFGMKNYKFVNSTGLTNHDLKGHHPEGTTPDEKNKMSARDCAILAQRLIQDFPKILDTAKIPKKTFQKGGKYPIDMTNFNWMLKGLIKQYEGVDGLKTGTTPEAGDCFTGTVEKNGMRLISVVIKANSHTARFDETKKLYDYGFANFEVKKVYGKDSVVKGHETVRVANAKDKDIVVQTKQAVSLPMPKGNKDVYKKEFKVSNKEQEAPIKKGVTISQMIISPKDITDPGFLSGKSLQVDLVTKSEVEQANWFTRFMREIGSFFSGMWNSAVDIVKG
- a CDS encoding response regulator transcription factor — encoded protein: MESKILIVDDDKEIRNLISVYLENEGLKTQKAEDAIEALELLEEKRFDLIILDVMMPNMDGIEACMKIREERNMPIIMLSAKSEDIDKIQGLASGADDYLSKPFNPLELIARVKSQLRRFKKYNTNTDNDKSVLEIGDLTVNTDTRQVWIRGTEVRLTPKEFDILELLARNKGIVLSVAKIYEAVWKDAFYKSDNTVMVHITKIRDKIEEDSKHPIYIKTVWGIGYKI